Part of the bacterium genome is shown below.
TCGGCTACGCCGTCGAGCCGCGCGCCGCCGCGGCGTTCAAGACGCTCTTCGCGCGGCACGAGATCCCGTTCGAGGAGTTGGCCGCGCCGCGCGGCGTCGCCGCGGAGCGCTGCACGCTCGTCCGGATGGAGGACGAGTTCGACGAGGTCTACTCCCGCTACGACGGACGGCAGATCGTGACCTGCGCCGCGGCGAAGGAGGAGACGCTGCCGGCGGGGACGCTGCTCGTGACGCTGCGCGGCGAAGCGGCGACGCGGGCCGCGCTGCTGCTCGAGCCGGCCGCGCTCTACGGCGTCTACCAGTACCCGCGCTTCCGCCCCTTCGCGGTCGCCGGGGCGGCGCTGCCGGTTCTGCGCGTGACTCGTTGAGGAAGGCGGCCTAGGACAAGAACGGGGCGGGATCGCCGGCCCCTTCGCGGATCACGCGGGGTTCGCCCTCCGAGAGATCCACGACGGTGGACGGCTCGACGCCGCCCCAGCCGCAGTCGAGGAACAGGTCCACCAGCTTGCCGGTCCGCTGCTCGATTTCGTCGGGATCGGCGAGCGCGTAGTCCTCGCCGGGCATCTTGACGGTCGAGGCGAGCATCGCGCCCCCCGCCGCGCGGGCCAGCTCGATCGCCACGGGATGTTCGGGGACGCGCAGGCCGATCGTCTTCCGCTTGGTCAGCAGGATGCGCGGCACTTCGGACGACGCCTTAAGCACGAAGGTGTACGGCCCGGGGAGGAAGCGCCGCAGCACGCGGTAGGCGGCGTTGTCCACGTCGGCGAAGCGCGCGATCTCCGAGAGGTCGGGAACGACGAGACTGAACAGATGCTTCTCGGCGTTCATCTCCTTGATCCGCGCGATCCGCTCGAGCGCGGCGCGCGAGCCGGGGGCCGCGGCGAAGGCGTACGAGCTGTCGGTGGGCGCGACGACCACGCCGTGCGCGCCGAGCGTCGTCGCCGCGCGCTCGATGAAACGCCGTTGCGGCGTTTCCGGGTGAACCTGAAGCCTGATGCCCATCGGCCCCGATTTTAGGCCAGCGGCCGTCGCCGCGCCGCCGGCGCCCCAAGGCGACGTTCCGCTGGGTCACGTTCCTGTAGGGGCGGCTGGCGCGCCGCGACGATCGTCGGAACAACGACGCCGCCACCGCGCCTGCCGCCCGACGTGGACCTCGCGAATCGTTGCCTTTCGTCGTCACAGGCAACGTTCCGCGTGAATCGCGTCGGGAGGCAGGCGCGGCGGAGTCTTGAGCGGGGAGACGATCGTCGGGGCGCGCCAGCCTCCCCTACGGGAAAGGCGACGATCGTCGGAACAACGACGCCCCCGCCGCGCCAGCCGCCCGACGCGGACCTCGCGAATCCTTGCCTTTCGTCGTCACAGGCAACGTTCCGCGCGAATCGCGTCGGGAGGCAGGCGCGGTGGAGTCTTGAGCGGGGGAACGATCGTCGGGGCGCGCCAGCCTCCCCTACACGACGTTGCCGTGCATCGTTCAAAGGCGCGGCGGTCAGCCGAAGAGGGTGCCGCGGCCGAGGAGGCCGAGCGGATCGAGCGCCGTCTTGACGGCGCGCATGCGGGCCACCGTCTCCGGCGGATAGAGAAGCGAGAGGTCGCCGGCCTTCACCTTGCCGAGGCCGTGCTCCGCCGAGACGGTGCCGCCCAGCGCCACCGCCGCGCGGACCAGCTTGCCGTAGAGCGCCTTCGCCGCCGCCTGCTCGGAAGGATCGCGCGGCAGGATGTTCACGTGCACGTGGTCGTCGCCGATGTGCCCGAAGGCGACCGACTCCAGCCCCGCGCCGTCGAGCAGCGCGCGGAACGCGGCGAGCATCTCCCCCGCCCGTCCCGGCGGGACCGCCGTGTCGGTGCTCACCTTGCGCACGCCGCGGCGCGCGATCGTCTCGTTGATCGTCACCGGCACGAGATGGCGGAACTCGCGGAACTTCTGCTGCTCCGCCGGCTCCTGCGAGAGCCAGCTCGCCTCGTCGGCGCCCCGCTCCTCGGCCAGCGTCGCCCACGCCTCGACCAGCGCGTCCGCGTCGTCGTCCCGGCGCACCGGCTGCTCGAAGAAGATCGCCGCGCGCGCGCCGCCGGGGACGTCCGCCCCCGCGCCGCGCAGCAGCGCCAGCGCCGCGACGTCGAAGAACTCGAGCGCCGTCGGCGTGACGCCCCGCTCGCCGCTCCGCCGGTCGCCGCGCGCCGCGGCGACGAACGCCAGCGCCTCGCGCTCGCCTTCGAAGAAGAGGATCCCGGAGATGATCGACGCCGGCGCCTTGATCAGCTCCAGCTCCGCCTCGACGACGCAGCCGAGCGTTCCCTCGCTGCCGACGAAGAGATCGACGAGGTCCATCCCCGGCGCGCTGTAGTACCCCGCGGCGTGCTTCGTCGTGCAGGGCAGCGGCCAGTCGGGCGCCGGCACGACCAGCCGCGGGCGCCCCGGACGCTCGATCTCGAACCGCCCGTCGCGCGCCGCGACCTGTCCCCGCGCGAGGTCGAGCAGCGAGCCGTCGGCGAGCGCGACGACGATCCGCCGCACCCAGCGGCGCGTCGGGCCGAAGCGGAACGTCCGCGCCCCCGAGGCGTTCGTGGCGATCGTCCCGCCGACGAAGGCGCCGTTCTCGGTCGGGTCGGGCGGATACCACATCCCCTCGTCGGCGGCCGCCTTCTGCGCCGCGGCGAGCGCGACCCCCGCGCCGACGA
Proteins encoded:
- a CDS encoding FAD-binding oxidoreductase; the encoded protein is PADLERYLGDESRLPGGSADEVFWPDSPAEAAEALAIAASRGAPATFSGAGTGITGGRVPAGGVVVATDRLLRLEPRVAADGAGGTLLVGAGVALAAAQKAAADEGMWYPPDPTENGAFVGGTIATNASGARTFRFGPTRRWVRRIVVALADGSLLDLARGQVAARDGRFEIERPGRPRLVVPAPDWPLPCTTKHAAGYYSAPGMDLVDLFVGSEGTLGCVVEAELELIKAPASIISGILFFEGEREALAFVAAARGDRRSGERGVTPTALEFFDVAALALLRGAGADVPGGARAAIFFEQPVRRDDDADALVEAWATLAEERGADEASWLSQEPAEQQKFREFRHLVPVTINETIARRGVRKVSTDTAVPPGRAGEMLAAFRALLDGAGLESVAFGHIGDDHVHVNILPRDPSEQAAAKALYGKLVRAAVALGGTVSAEHGLGKVKAGDLSLLYPPETVARMRAVKTALDPLGLLGRGTLFG
- a CDS encoding threonylcarbamoyl-AMP synthase, with translation MGIRLQVHPETPQRRFIERAATTLGAHGVVVAPTDSSYAFAAAPGSRAALERIARIKEMNAEKHLFSLVVPDLSEIARFADVDNAAYRVLRRFLPGPYTFVLKASSEVPRILLTKRKTIGLRVPEHPVAIELARAAGGAMLASTVKMPGEDYALADPDEIEQRTGKLVDLFLDCGWGGVEPSTVVDLSEGEPRVIREGAGDPAPFLS